In a single window of the Gossypium hirsutum isolate 1008001.06 chromosome D02, Gossypium_hirsutum_v2.1, whole genome shotgun sequence genome:
- the LOC121203270 gene encoding probable arabinosyltransferase ARAD1 isoform X2 has translation MKTRKPTTSAARGSSSSSPPSQTLPLFSNMPRKSSLFKHTLIATVFFLLAIYAFFSTFFHTPLPPSDSNSDSSSFLLDLGGVSSQENPIPFPERVKVFMYDLPHKFTYGIIQQHSLARGGSPVPEITTLNYPGHQHMHEWFLFSDLARPQSDRLGSPVVKVTDPEEADLFYVPAFSSLSLIVNAGRPPGSASGYSDEEMQEQLAEWLTGQEYWKRNNGWDHVIIAGDPNALYRVVDRVKSAVLLVSDFGRLRPDQGSLVKDVVIPYSHRVSTYTGDFGVKDRTTLLFFMGNRYRKEGGKIRDLLFQILENEEDVVIKHGTQSRENRRAASRGMHTSKFCLNPAGDTPSACRLFDSIVSLCVPVIVSDSIELPFEDIIDYKKFSVFVETTTALKPGYLVSLLRKVPEQKIIEYQKAMKEVKRYYDYTHPNGTVNEIWRQVSQKLPLIKLMINRDKRLVKRELSEPNCSCLCSNQTGYLLLP, from the exons ATGAAAACTAGAAAGCCAACAACATCAGCAGCAAGGGGATCCTCTTCTTCTTCACCTCCTTCCCAAACTCTTCCTTTATTTTCCAATATGCCCCGAAAATCTTCTCTTTTCAAACACACCCTTATTGCTACCGTCTTCTTCCTCCTCGCCATCTATGCCTTCTTCTCCACTTTCTTCCACACTCCTCTTCCCCCCTCCGATTCCAACTCTGATTCTTCTTCTTTCCTGCTCGACCTCGGTGGTGTTTCTTCCCAGGAAAATCCCATTCCTTTTCCCGAAAGAGTCAAGGTTTTTATGTACGATCTCCCCCACAAGTTCACCTACGGCATCATCCAGCAGCACTCCCTCGCACGTGGTGGATCTCCCGTCCCTGAGATCACCACCCTTAACTACCCGGGTCACCAGCACATGCACGAGTGGTTCCTCTTCTCCGACCTCGCCCGGCCCCAATCCGACCGCCTTGGGTCCCCCGTCGTTAAAGTTACTGACCCGGAGGAAGCCGACCTTTTCTACGTTCCCGCCTTTTCTTCCTTGAGCTTGATTGTTAACGCGGGTCGTCCTCCTGGTTCCGCCTCGGGTTACAGCGATGAAGAAATGCAAGAACAGCTGGCGGAGTGGCTTACGGGGCAGGAGTATTGGAAGAGGAATAACGGGTGGGATCACGTCATTATTGCTGGGGATCCCAATGCGCTTTATCGGGTCGTGGATCGTGTCAAGAGTGCTGTTTTGCTAGTTTCCGATTTTGGGCGGCTTCGGCCAGATCAAGGGTCATTGGTGAAGGATGTCGTAATCCCTTATTCGCATCGGGTCAGTACTTACACAGGAGATTTTGGGGTGAAGGATAGGACGACCTTGCTCTTTTTCATGGGAAATCGGTATAGAAAAGAG GGAGGCAAAATCCGTGATTTGCTTTTCCAAATACTTGAAAATGAAGAGGATGTTGTGATAAAACACGGAACACAATCCAGGGAGAATCGAAGAGCTGCTTCACGGGGGATGCACACATCAAAGTTCTGTTTGAATCCTGCTGGGGATACTCCATCAGCTTGCAGACTCTTTGATTCTATAGTTAGCTTGTGTGTCCCTGTGATAGTCAGTGATAGCATTGAGTTGCCTTTTGAAGATATCATAGACTACAAAAAGTTTTCAGTATTTGTGGAAACTACAACTGCACTAAAACCAGGATATCTTGTTTCATTGCTGAGAAAAGTACCTGAAcagaaaataattgaatatcaGAAAGCAATGAAGGAG GTGAAGAGGTACTATGATTATACTCATCCAAATGGAACTGTTAATGAAATATGGCGGCAAGTATCGCAAAAGCTACCTCTGATCAAACTTATGATTAATAGAGACAAGCGGCTTGTTAAGAGGGAGTTGAGTGAACCCAATTGCTCATGTCTTTGTTCTAACCAGACAG
- the LOC107908548 gene encoding protein kinase PINOID — MFEYKRKSESELSSETRNSSSQSSMSSESCSSFSRLSFELLPTSRTNPENLSLKPHRSSDFAYSAIRSVTFARKTGLTFRDFRLLRHIGSGDIGTVYLCRLADVDEKCCYAMKVVDKEVLVMKKKAHRAEMEKKILKMLDHPFLPTLYAEFEASNFSCIVMEYCSGGDLHSLRHKQPQKRFSLNSARFYAAEVLVALEYLHMLGIIYRDLKPENVLVRSDGHIMLSDFDLSLCSDAIPAVESPSSSPDPMPPQNQSCNRPQPTRLARLFRRLLRSKIETLAQSKPFFVAEPVAARSRSFVGTHEYVSPEVASGGSHGNAVDWWSFGIFIYEMIYGRTPFAAPSNELTLRNIVKKPLAFPTHSPSSLLEHHARDLISGLLNKDPNARLGSKRGAADVKTHPFFKALNFALIRSVTPPEIPGLRRQSTASYYQPKSEEQSTAFDFF; from the exons ATGTTCGAGTACAAACGCAAGTCAGAAAGTGAGTTGAGTTCAGAAACAAGGAATTCATCGAGTCAAAGTTCAATGAGTAGTGAAAGCTGTAGCAGTTTTAGTCGTCTCTCTTTTGAGCTTCTTCCAACATCTAGGACCAACCCAGAAAACCTTTCTCTCAAACCTCACCGATCTTCCGACTTCGCTTACTCCGCTATCCGATCCGTCACCTTCGCCCGCAAAACCGGCCTCACGTTCCGTGATTTTAGACTCTTACGCCACATAGGTTCCGGCGACATTGGAACTGTCTACCTCTGCCGGCTGGCCGACGTGGATGAAAAATGTTGTTATGCGATGAAGGTGGTGGATAAGGAAGTGTTGGTAATGAAGAAAAAAGCTCACCGTGCTGAGATGGAGAAAAAGATCCTGAAGATGCTGGATCATCCATTTTTGCCTACTTTGTACGCTGAGTTTGAAGCTTCTAATTTCTCTTGCATAGTTATGGAGTACTGTTCAGGGGGTGACCTGCATTCTCTTAGACATAAACAACCTCAAAAACGCTTCTCTTTGAACTCCGCAAG ATTTTATGCAGCTGAGGTTCTGGTAGCTCTAGAGTACCTTCACATGCTGGGTATTATCTACAGAGACCTAAAACCGGAAAACGTTCTAGTCAGATCAGATGGTCACATCATGCTCTCAGATTTCGACCTTTCACTTTGCTCAGACGCGATCCCAGCCGTTGAATCTCCATCATCTTCACCAGACCCAATGCCGCCACAAAACCAGTCCTGCAACCGTCCGCAACCAACCCGACTCGCCCGCCTCTTCCGAAGGTTACTACGGTCGAAGATCGAAACACTCGCACAAAGTAAGCCATTCTTCGTGGCGGAGCCTGTGGCTGCCCGATCGCGTTCCTTTGTCGGGACCCACGAGTATGTGTCACCAGAGGTTGCCTCCGGTGGGTCCCACGGTAATGCCGTTGACTGGTGGTCTTTCGGGATCTTCATCTACGAGATGATCTACGGCCGTACACCTTTTGCGGCTCCATCCAACGAGCTTACGCTGCGCAACATCGTAAAAAAACCTCTAGCTTTCCCAACCCACTCGCCTTCCTCCCTTCTTGAGCACCACGCGCGTGACCTCATTTCCGGCTTGTTGAACAAGGACCCCAACGCTCGCTTGGGATCCAAACGCGGTGCTGCCGACGTCAAAACGCATCCTTTTTTTAAAGCACTGAATTTCGCGCTCATAAGGTCGGTTACGCCGCCGGAGATTCCTGGGTTAAGGCGGCAATCAACGGCGTCGTATTACCAACCAAAGAGCGAAGAACAGTCAACCGCCTTCGATTTCTTCTGA
- the LOC121203270 gene encoding probable arabinosyltransferase ARAD1 isoform X1, translating to MKTRKPTTSAARGSSSSSPPSQTLPLFSNMPRKSSLFKHTLIATVFFLLAIYAFFSTFFHTPLPPSDSNSDSSSFLLDLGGVSSQENPIPFPERVKVFMYDLPHKFTYGIIQQHSLARGGSPVPEITTLNYPGHQHMHEWFLFSDLARPQSDRLGSPVVKVTDPEEADLFYVPAFSSLSLIVNAGRPPGSASGYSDEEMQEQLAEWLTGQEYWKRNNGWDHVIIAGDPNALYRVVDRVKSAVLLVSDFGRLRPDQGSLVKDVVIPYSHRVSTYTGDFGVKDRTTLLFFMGNRYRKEGGKIRDLLFQILENEEDVVIKHGTQSRENRRAASRGMHTSKFCLNPAGDTPSACRLFDSIVSLCVPVIVSDSIELPFEDIIDYKKFSVFVETTTALKPGYLVSLLRKVPEQKIIEYQKAMKEVKRYYDYTHPNGTVNEIWRQVSQKLPLIKLMINRDKRLVKRELSEPNCSCLCSNQTGIIDSLG from the exons ATGAAAACTAGAAAGCCAACAACATCAGCAGCAAGGGGATCCTCTTCTTCTTCACCTCCTTCCCAAACTCTTCCTTTATTTTCCAATATGCCCCGAAAATCTTCTCTTTTCAAACACACCCTTATTGCTACCGTCTTCTTCCTCCTCGCCATCTATGCCTTCTTCTCCACTTTCTTCCACACTCCTCTTCCCCCCTCCGATTCCAACTCTGATTCTTCTTCTTTCCTGCTCGACCTCGGTGGTGTTTCTTCCCAGGAAAATCCCATTCCTTTTCCCGAAAGAGTCAAGGTTTTTATGTACGATCTCCCCCACAAGTTCACCTACGGCATCATCCAGCAGCACTCCCTCGCACGTGGTGGATCTCCCGTCCCTGAGATCACCACCCTTAACTACCCGGGTCACCAGCACATGCACGAGTGGTTCCTCTTCTCCGACCTCGCCCGGCCCCAATCCGACCGCCTTGGGTCCCCCGTCGTTAAAGTTACTGACCCGGAGGAAGCCGACCTTTTCTACGTTCCCGCCTTTTCTTCCTTGAGCTTGATTGTTAACGCGGGTCGTCCTCCTGGTTCCGCCTCGGGTTACAGCGATGAAGAAATGCAAGAACAGCTGGCGGAGTGGCTTACGGGGCAGGAGTATTGGAAGAGGAATAACGGGTGGGATCACGTCATTATTGCTGGGGATCCCAATGCGCTTTATCGGGTCGTGGATCGTGTCAAGAGTGCTGTTTTGCTAGTTTCCGATTTTGGGCGGCTTCGGCCAGATCAAGGGTCATTGGTGAAGGATGTCGTAATCCCTTATTCGCATCGGGTCAGTACTTACACAGGAGATTTTGGGGTGAAGGATAGGACGACCTTGCTCTTTTTCATGGGAAATCGGTATAGAAAAGAG GGAGGCAAAATCCGTGATTTGCTTTTCCAAATACTTGAAAATGAAGAGGATGTTGTGATAAAACACGGAACACAATCCAGGGAGAATCGAAGAGCTGCTTCACGGGGGATGCACACATCAAAGTTCTGTTTGAATCCTGCTGGGGATACTCCATCAGCTTGCAGACTCTTTGATTCTATAGTTAGCTTGTGTGTCCCTGTGATAGTCAGTGATAGCATTGAGTTGCCTTTTGAAGATATCATAGACTACAAAAAGTTTTCAGTATTTGTGGAAACTACAACTGCACTAAAACCAGGATATCTTGTTTCATTGCTGAGAAAAGTACCTGAAcagaaaataattgaatatcaGAAAGCAATGAAGGAG GTGAAGAGGTACTATGATTATACTCATCCAAATGGAACTGTTAATGAAATATGGCGGCAAGTATCGCAAAAGCTACCTCTGATCAAACTTATGATTAATAGAGACAAGCGGCTTGTTAAGAGGGAGTTGAGTGAACCCAATTGCTCATGTCTTTGTTCTAACCAGACAGGAATCATCGACTCCTTAGGATAA